In Oryza brachyantha chromosome 2, ObraRS2, whole genome shotgun sequence, a single window of DNA contains:
- the LOC121053475 gene encoding putative disease resistance RPP13-like protein 1, whose amino-acid sequence MELSKLVGGLGAIAGINEIASFYQLVKSTITSRWSSDRKKQLQGMALDLESGLRRLKDITLPDMYNLIARAEWKIHQEDVAKLLRQLQDAEDLLDKFRWYELKVAIEGNANQSAHVEFLDHEIPQDSSKVKDIQEKLDNISGQMERMGLREATQRFDESVRPETSSFPTETTLFGREGVYEQEDGQFWKKFCAPLTNPLEGSMMLVTTRSPKVACAVKTMEPITLEGLNKNDLWKFFKHCTFGSESSNNYPELEDIGRQIVLKLKGSPLAAKTLGRLLRTSLKTTHWNDILQSELWQLEQNNTDILPALRLSYLYLPSHLKRCFSFCGVYPKDHKFDKNNLAKIWIAQGFVEPEGTESILDGYQYFEDLVNRSFFQKVDGKFVIHDLLHDMAQLVSKHDCFILKDVSDFERVPQSVRHLSILSSTDFDLTNLLSICKHKQLRTLLCFRSLRKKTLASVMDQWCNDLEHMRVFFCAYTKEIPKSIGKSKHLRYLEISGACPFKSLPSEFCSLYKLQYFSARKCKLESLPSDFSKLRNLRRFESWGFKCSPKGPQCFNASSGNGKGIRLMKNANQICGHLKINNLGAISTEDAREGELKNKEHLSELTLEWSRLPQEQGEVGTPVEILQALQPPESVKSLILRSYPGESLPYCFEPHDLPNSSSRDFNRRSDSVHESTDLKDISRALAEHDNGWALKRLTLYNCGDFGDNINCCSLTYLRYSNGRNHQSAVAVAVTAAAL is encoded by the exons ATGGAATTGTCGAAGTTGGTGGGGGGCCTGGGGGCAATTGCTGGCATCAATGAGATTGCTAGTTTCTATCAATTGGTGAAAAGTACGATCACATCCCGGTGGAGCAGCGACAGGAAGAAGCAGCTCCAAGGCATGGCATTGGACTTAGAGAGTGGTTTAAGACGTCTCAAAGATATTACTCTGCCTGACATGTATAACCTGATTGCCCGAGCTGAATGGAAGATCCACCAAGAGGACGTGGCTAAGCTTCTTCGACAACTCCAGGATGCTGAGGACCTGCTTGACAAGTTCAGATGGTATGAACTGAAGGTGGCCATAGAGGGAAATGCAAACCAGTCTGCTCATGTTGAATTCCTTGACCATGAGATCCCACAGGACTCTAGCAAAGTGAAGGATATTCAGGAAAAGCTGGATAATATTTCAGGCCAGATGGAGAGAATGGGTCTGCGTGAAGCCACCCAGCGTTTTGATGAATCTGTCCGGCCAGAGACCAGCTCTTTTCCAACTGAGACGACACTCTTTGGTCGTGAAGGGGTTTACGAGCAG GAAGATGGACAGTTTTGGAAGAAGTTTTGTGCACCTTTGACAAATCCTCTAGAGGGAAGTATGATGTTAGTTACCACTAGATCTCCAAAGGTTGCTTGTGCAGTGAAAACAATGGAACCCATTACGTTAGAGGGATTGAATAAAAATGACTTATGGAAATTCTTTAAACACTGCACGTTTGGATCTGAGAGTTCTAATAATTATCCAGAGTTAGAGGACATTGGAAGACAAATAGTCCTAAAGTTGAAGGGTTCACCTTTAGCTGCCAAAACACTAGGACGCTTGTTGAGAACGAGCCTTAAAACTACACATTGGAATGATATACTACAGAGTGAACTATGGCAACTGGAACAAAATAACACTGACATTTTGCCAGCTCTTCGGTTGAGTTACTTGTATTTACCATCCCACTTGAAGAGGTGCTTCTCATTCTGTGGTGTTTACCCAAAAGATCACAAATTTGACAAGAACAATTTAGCTAAAATTTGGATTGCACAAGGCTTTGTGGAACCAGAAGGTACCGAATCAATCCTGGATGGCTATCAGTACTTTGAAGACCTTGTAAATAGGTCTTTCTTTCAGAAAGTTGATGGGAAATTTGTAATCCATGATTTGCTGCATGATATGGCACAACTAGTTTCAAAACATGACTGCTTTATCTTAAAAGATGTCAGTGACTTCGAAAGAGTTCCTCAAAGCGTTCGTCATCTCTCAATACTCTCTAGCACAGACTTTGACTTGACCAACCTGCTAAGCATATGTAAGCACAAACAGTTGCGAACTCTGCTATGCTTCAGGTCATTACGGAAGAAAACTTTAGCTTCTGTAATGGACCAATGGTGTAATGACCTTGAGCATATGCGAGTATTTTTTTGTGCATACACAAAGGAGATACCGAAGAGCATTGGCAAATCAAAGCATCTTAGGTACCTTGAAATCTCGGGAGCTTGTCCTTTCAAAAGTCTTCCTTCAGAATTCTGTTCCCTCTACAAATTGCAGTATTTTTCAGCTAGGAAGTGCAAGCTAGAAAGCCTGCCCAGTGACTTCAGTAAGTTAAGAAATTTACGGAGATTTGAATCATGGGGATTTAAGTGTTCTCCGAAGGGCCCGCAGTGTTTTAATGCATCCAGTGGGAATGGAAAAGGAATTAGATTGATGAAGAATGCCAACCAAATTTGTGGACATTTGAAAATCAATAATCTTGGTGCAATAAGCACAGAAGATGCAAGAGAAGGTGAACTAAAGAATAAGGAACATCTCAGCGAGCTTACGCTGGAATGGTCAAGGCTACCACAAGAGCAAGGTGAGGTAGGAACTCCTGTAGAAATTCTTCAAGCTCTTCAGCCTCCCGAAAGTGTCAAATCCCTGATTCTCCGAAGCTATCCAGGTGAATCTCTTCCATACTGCTTTGAGCCACATGACTTACCCAACTCATCATCCCGTGACTTTAATAGACGTAGTGACAGTGTACATGAGAGCACAGACCTAAAGGATATATCAAGAGCTCTAGCTGAGCACGACAATGGCTGG GCTCTCAAAAGGCTCACCTTGTATAACTGTGGGGATTTCGGAGACAATATTAATTGCTGCTCCCTCACCTACTTGAGATATTCCAATGGCCGT AATCATCAATCAGCAGTAGCAGTAGCGGtgacagcagcagcactaTAA
- the LOC102702818 gene encoding LRR receptor kinase SERK2 — translation MRELRLAVLIIAASLPSFSASDRQGDALYDMKQKLNVTGNQLSDWNQNQVNPCTWNSVICDSNNNVIQVTLAARGFAGVLSPRIGELKYLTVLSLASNRISGGIPEQFGNLSSLASLNLEDNLLVGEIPASLGQLSKLQLLLLSDNDLNGSIPDSLAKISSLTDIRLAYNNLSGQIPGPLFQVAHYNFSGNHLNCGTNFPHTCSTNMSYQSGSHSSKVGIVLGTVGGVIGLLIVAALFLFCKGKTKSHLREVFVDVAGEDDRRIAFGQLKRFAWRELQIATDNFSERNVLGQGGFGKVYKGVLPDGTKIAVKRLTDYESPGGEAAFLREVELISVAVHRNLLRLIGFCTTQTERLLVYPFMQNLSVAYRLRDFKPGEPVLDWPQRKRVAIGTARGLEYLHEHCNPKIIHRDVKAANVLLDEDFEPVVGDFGLAKLVDVQKTSVTTQVRGTMGHIAPEYLSTGKSSERTDVFGYGIMLLELVTGQRAIDFSRLEEEDDVLLLDHVKKLQREGQLGSIVDRNLNQNYDGEEVEMMIQIALLCTQSSPEDRPSMSEVVRMLEGEGLAERWEEWQQVEVTRRQEYERMQRRFDWGEDSVYNQDAIELSGGR, via the exons atgagggAGCTGCGCCTCGCCGTCCTCATCATCGCGGCCTCGCTGCCGTCCTTCTCCGCGTCCGACCGTCAAG GAGATGCCTTATATGATATGAAACAAAAACTGAATGTTACTGGCAATCAGCTTTCGGATTGGAACCAAAATCAGGTCAACCCTTGCACATGGAATTCTGTAATTTGTGACAGTAACAACAATGTTATTCAAGT AACATTGGCTGCTCGTGGATTTGCTGGAGTTTTGTCACCAAGAATTGGAGAACTGAAATATTTGACAGTCCT GTCATTGGCTAGTAACAGGATTTCCGGTGGCATACCAGAGCAATTTGGTAATCTTTCTAGTTTGGcaagcttaaatttagaagACAACCTGTTGGTGGGAGAAATACCAGCTTCTCTTGGACAGCTTTCTAAGCTCCAGCTGTT GTTACTTAGTGATAATGATTTAAATGGATCAATTCCTGACAGTCTAGCAAAAATCTCAAGCTTGACTGACAT CCGGCTGGCATACAATAATTTGTCTGGTCAGATACCTGGTCCACTGTTTCAAGTAGCACACTACAA CTTTTCTGGTAATCACTTAAATTGCGGGACAAACTTTCCCCACACTTGCTCAACCAACATGTCCTATCAGA GTGGGTCCCATAGCTCAAAAGTTGGCATTGTACTTGGAACGGTTGGAGGAGTAATAGGACTTCTCATTGTAGCTGCTCTCTTTCTATTCTGTAAAGGAAAGACGAAAAGCCATTTACGGGAAGTTTTTGTGGATGTAGCAG GTGAGGACGATCGACGAATTGCATTTGGCCAGCTTAAGAGATTTGCATGGCGAGAACTACAAATTGCGACTGATAATTTCAGTGAAAGAAATGTTCTCGGGCAGGGAGGTTTTGGGAAAGTTTACAAAGGTGTTCTTCCAGATGGCACTAAGATTGCTGTAAAACGATTGACTGATTATGAAAGTCCTGGTGGTGAGGCTGCCTTCCTGCGTGAGGTGGAGTTGATTAGTGTTGCAGTTCACCGCAATCTTCTAAGATTGATTGGTTTCTGCACAACACAAACAGAACGCCTCCTGGTGTATCCATTCATGCAGAATTTGAGTGTTGCGTACCGCTTGCGAG ATTTTAAACCTGGAGAACCTGTCTTAGACTGGCCACAAAGAAAACGGGTGGCTATTGGTACAGCACGTGGACTAGAGTATCTTCATGAACACTGCAACCCCAAGATCATACACCGTGATGTCAAAGCGGCAAACGTCTTGCTTGACGAGGATTTTGAGCCTGTTGTTGGTGATTTTGGGCTTGCGAAGCTAGTGGATGTGCAGAAGACATCTGTCACTACTCAAGTCCGTGGAACAATGGGTCACATAGCACCTGAATATCTATCCACAGGGAAGTCATCAGAGAGAACTGATGTTTTTGGTTATGGGATCATGCTTCTTGAGCTTGTGACTGGCCAGCGCGCCATTGACTTCTCACgcttggaggaagaagatgatgtcCTATTGCTCGATCAT GTAAAAAAGCTTCAAAGGGAAGGGCAGCTAGGCTCCATTGTGGACCGCAACCTCAACCAGAATTATGATGGCGAGGAGGTTGAGATGATGATCCAGATAGCATTGCTGTGCACACAGTCCTCACCTGAGGATCGTCCATCCATGTCAGAGGTGGTTCGGATGCTAGAAGGCGAGGGTCTGGCAGAGCGGTGGGAGGAGTGGCAGCAGGTGGAGGTGACAAGGAGGCAGGAGTACGAGCGGATGCAGCGTCGGTTTGACTGGGGAGAGGATTCTGTATACAATCAGGATGCAATAGAGTTGTCTGGAGGTAGATAA
- the LOC102713989 gene encoding uncharacterized protein LOC102713989, with amino-acid sequence METLNATDGIRIRIVMINPNGLPRCFPATSPDLLTGELCYRLEETVEAMTNIQENVATSDEDMDNNAQMAGDRRMVKQLQLDQQSHGGHINSAMGNKKMKEVVVAGQISMDVEPRMSLQSSTQELVEKGYQGGSSTDVAISDEDMNRNVQMEYDRRLAEQIQLELDQPRSK; translated from the exons ATGGAAACTTTGAATGCTACTGATGGGATCAGAATCAGAATTGTTATGATCAATCCTAATGGCCTGCCGCGCTGTTTCCCTGCGACTTCACCTGATTTACTGACAGGTGAATTGTGTTATCGACTTGAGGAGACTGTAGAAGCTATGACTAACATACAAGAGAATGTGGCAACGTCTGACGAGGATATGGACAACAATGCTCAGATGGCAGGTGATAGGAGGATGGTTAAACAGCTGCAGCTAGATCAACAAAG TCATGGAGGCCATATTAATTCTGCTATGGGTAACAAGAAAATGAAAGAGGTGGTAGTGGCTGGTCAAATTTCAATGGATGTTGAACCTAGGATGAGTTTACAGAGTTCAACGCAGGAATTGGTTGAGAAAGGTTACCAGGGTGGTTCTTCAACAGATGTGGCAATATCTGATGAAGATATGAACAGGAATGTTCAGATGGAATATGATAGGAGGTTGGCTGAACAGATTCAGCTTGAGCTGGATCAACCAAG GTCCAAGTGA